GTTCATATACGGCATCGAGAACCCGGCAGAGGTGTACACCGCGAGCGACGGGCGGGTCCCGGAGCCGTACCGGTCAGGTGCCCTCATAGGCAGCTCGGTCGCCGAGGAGTACGACATCGACAGCGGAAGTACGATCACCGTCAACGGGACCTCCCTCCGGGTCCGAGCGGTTCTGGAGGACGGCGAGTCGTTCTCCCAACTCAATCCCTCGAACCGGGTCATCGTCCCGGCGAGCCAGATCGACGAGCCGGGCTACTCACAGGTCTATATCACCGCTCCGTCGGGTGCCGAGGCCAACGCGACGGCGATGCGCATTCGGGACGCACTCAACGACCGGGAGCAACGTGTCGAGGTGAGCGAACTGGGGTCGCTGGTCGATCAGATCCGGCAGACGTTCCAGATCATCAACACCATCCTGGTCGGTATCGCCTCGATATCGCTACTGGTCGCCGGGATCTCTATCCTGAACGTGATGTTGATGTCGACCGTCGAGCGCCGCGAGGAGATCGGTGTCCTCCGCGCGGTCGGCTACCAGAAGCGTGACGTGTTGAAGGTCATGTTGATGGAAGCAGCGTTGCTCGGGATCGTCGGCGGCCTCATCGGCGTGGTGTTGAGTATCGGGGCCGGGCTGGCGATCAACCACTACACCGTCGGCGACGCGACGGCAGTGTTCAGGGTAGCTAACGCCTGGTACGTCGGTGCAGCGTTCTCCTTCGGCGTGGTGACGAGCATCCTCAGCGGGCTCTATCCGGCCTGGAAAGCAGCCAGCGAGGAACCGGTCGAAGCGTTGCGCGGCTAGGGCGTCACATCGACGCCCGGTTCGAGCCACGGGTGGGTCCGGCCCACCGTCACCGAATCGAACTGTGCCAACCAGTCGGCGTCACCGCGTTCGAAGGCCTCCAGTGCGTCACCGACAGTGTAGGTCCTGTCCTCGTCGGTACACGGGAACACACCCTGTAGCTGGCTTCCGTCGTACATCGCGAGGGAGACGACGGGGAAAACGACCACGTCCTCGACCCGGTCGAGACCGACGTAACTGCGGGTCCGGCGCTCGAAGGCCGGCTCCAGTGAATGACTGTTCCGGTCGGCCCAGTCGCGGAACTCCTCGTAGGTCGCCAGCGCACCGGACCGCTTGTCCTCGGCCATCGTCCGGATACGTTGCCATTCGCCGGCGAGCATCGACTCGCTGAAGACCCCGTTGGCTTCGAGTCGCTTGACACGGTTCAGGACCTGCTGTTGCGCGTCGAACGTACCGTACGTATCGCCGCGGAGATACAGTTCCGCCCGGAGGTGTGTGTCGTCGGTCATAGCTCTCAGTTCGACGTTCAACTGACGACAACTAAACTCTTTCCCAGGATTATGTTCGCATTCTTATGAACAACCACCGACACGGATATACCAGCCTTATTAGCCCCTAAGATCCCGTATTTACCGGCTTTCGCGTTCCAACTAAGGAGCGACATATCCTACATTTGGTATATAGTTCGTATCGATTCTGCTGGACGTTTCGGCGCGTTCGAGCCGGCTGACGACGTAATAGCGTTCGACTACTGTCGAACAGTAATTCGTCTAGAGATGAGCCGCGGGGTCGTCGCTCTGCGGTCGGGCTGTCCTCGCGGGCCGTGTCGTCGCTCGCTACAGGCACCTCTCCTCGTAAAGACGGCGAAAAACGCCGCGAATCGCGCGGCGATTCGCGAGAACCAAACTACTCGTCCGCGCCGGCTACGTCAGTCGTCCGCGCTGGCTTCCGCACCGCTGGCGACGACGTCGATCTCTCCGGCGTCCAGTTCCTGTTCGATCTCGCGGGCCGCCTGCACCATGTTCTCCATCTTGCCGCGAGCGACCTCACGGGGGAGCAGCTTCACGCCACAGTCCGGCGAGACGGTGAGCCGTTCCGGCGGGACGACCTCCAGTCCCTTCTTGATGTTGTCCTTGATCTCCTCGACGGACTCGACTTCCGCGGTGTGGGCGTCCAGAACACCCATCGCGAAGTCCTTGGTGAACTCGTGGTCTTTGAACACGTCCAGTTGTTCGTAGTCGCCGTTTGCGAGTTCGAGGTCGTACTCGTGGACGGGGTAGTCGAGGATCTCCGGATAGATCCGGGAGTAGTCGCCGTAACAGACGTGCAGTCCCAGGCGGACGTCCTCGGGTACGTCGTCGACGATGCGTTCGAGACATTCGCCGACGATGGCGTGGTCGTCGGGGGTGGTGGCGAGGGCCGGCTCGTCGATCTGGATGTAGCGAGCGCCGGCGTCGACCAGGGCCTCGATCTCCTCGTTGACGAGGTCGGCCAGTTCGTAGGCCAGGGCCTCCTCGCTGTCGTAGACTTCGTTGAACGACCAGTTCGCCAGCGTGTACGGCCCCGTGATCGGGACCTTGACCGGGCGCTCAGCGACCTCGTCGGTGAACTCGAACTCCTCGACGAGCCACTGCTCGCCGTACTCGACCTCGTCGGCGACGCTGGGCTTGTCGAAGTAGTTGTGTCCCCAAACCTTCACGCGGCCGTTGAACTCGTAGCCGTCGATCCGGTGGGCGAAGTACTCGACCATCTCGTTGCGCCGCATCTCACCGTCACAGACCACGTCGATGCCGCAACGTTCGTGTTCGTGGGTGATGAGTCGCGAAGCGTCGTCTTTCGATTCCTCCCACTCCTCCTGGCCGAAGTCGGCGTCCTCGTCTTCGAACTGTTCGCGGGCACGGTCGTGCCACTTGGGCTTGGGGTAGGAGCCGACGACGGTCGTCAGCAGGAAGTGGTCGTTGGGGTGGTCCGCCGGTCGGAACCGCTCTCGTGGTCCTGTCATGCTTCGACCTCCTCGAGGTCGGCGGCGTTTGCGAGCGCTTCCAGCTTGTCCGTGAACTTGTTGACCGGGAGGTAGAACAGCTCCGTGTTCGCGGTCGCGTAGACGGTCTCGTAGGTCGTGTTGGTCTGCTGTTCGAACCAGTCGATCCGGTCCCGGATGGTCTCGGGAGCCTCGACGAGCGTGTTCTGCCCGTCGACGACACCCAGGGCGACGTCGTCTTTCGTCCCGTACTCCTGGACGTTGTAGACGTTCTTGTCGTGGTTGGCGATCAGATCGAAGCCGATGGCGTCGACGTCAGCGTCCATCAGGTGTGCGTAGACCTTCTCTTCGAGGGCACCCCAGTAGGTGTGGGTGACGACCTGGGCGTCCACGGCGTTCGCGACGGTGTCGATCGCGGCGCTCGCGCGTTCGTCGGCACCGCCTTCGGGTGCGTTCTCGACCAGCGACGGTTCCAGCAGGAACAGCGTCTCGACTTCGGGGAACGAGCGGACCTCCTCGGCGAGGAAGTCGGCGACCGCCGAGAGGAACTCGGCGTCGTCACCGTAGTGTTCGTCTGTCGCCAGGTCGGCGAGCGAATACGGGCCCGGCAGGACCGCCTGGAGCCCCTCGTCGACGTGGTCGGCCGCGGCATCGAGGTCCGCAGCCACGTCCCCGCCGTCCGCGCCGAGGTCGCCCTGCACGACCGGCTCCCGGTAGAAGTTGTTGTTGTCGTAGTAGCGGACGATCCCGCGGGTCTCGACCTCGTCGTGGACGGCCAGCGGGTGTGCGAGCATGTCGTCCCAGCGGCCCTGTCCCTCGACAGTTCGATCGAGACCAGCGTCGGCCTGTGTCTCGATCAGTTCGGTCCGGACACGGTCGTAGGCGTCCTCGACGGCCGCGCTCTCGTCGCCCGAGATGAGGTCTGTCTTCTGGTGACCCTTCAGGTCGGCCAGTTCGTCTTTGGCCCAGTCCGGTAACGGGAACAGGCCAGGTGTCGTGGCAACTATCTGTGTCATTACTCCCGCGTACGAAATGACGGGCTTTAATATTTCCTATTCGGAGAAATGCCCTACGGTAATCACGTCTGCGAGAACCGCAGGACGACGAGTTCCTCGTACGGATGTTTCTCGCTGACGAGCCGTTCGCCGTCGAGGCCGTGCTCCCCCCCGAACGCGAGGACGGCATCGGGATCGGTGAGGCTGCTGACCAGGAGCAACACCTCGCCGTCCGTCTCGAGCACCCGGCCGACCGACGACAGGAACGGATCGACGAGTCTGCGACCGTCCTCGCCGCCGGAGAGGGCGTGTTCCATCCAGTCGTCCCACTCCGTCTCGGAGGGCGTCGGGAGATACGGCGGATTGAAGACGACGAGGTCGAAGCTCAGCGACTGGAACGGCGCGACGAGGTCGCCCCGGACAGTCTGGACCCCGTTTTGCCGGGCCTGCCGACAGGCCAGTGGACTGAGGTCGACACCGACGGCGTCGGCACCGGCCTCGGCCAGTTCTGCCGCGACGTAGCCCGAGCCGGTACCGACGTCCAGTGCCCGCATCCCGGGTTCGACGGCTTCCCGAGCGGCCCGTGCCAGGAGCGCCGAGTCCTCCGCGGGCTGGTAGACCGATTCGACGCCCCGCTCGTCGGCCAGCGACGGTCGCCCGCACTCCCGGTCTTCGTCCATCTCAGGCCTCCGGCTGGCCGACCTCGTAGGCGAGTGTCGCCAGGTCGGCGAACGCCGACGGCGACAGGTCCCCCGCACGGGCGCTCATCAGTTCCTCGTCGGCCGCCTCTACGACCGCGTCGGCGTCCCCCAGCCCCGAGATGTGGACCGTGTTCCGGACGGCGTTGCGCATCGTCTTCCGGCGCTGGGTGAACACCGCACGGAGGAAGTCCATGAAGAAGTCGTCGTCCGGGACAGAGTAGTCCGGCTCCCGGGGTGTCGTCCGGACCAGCGCGCTGGTCACGCGGGGCTGTGGGTCGAACGCCTCCTTTGGGACCGT
Above is a window of Haloarcula halophila DNA encoding:
- a CDS encoding ABC transporter permease, encoding MLEPIYRRFPAALMARRNLTRTKMRSLLAALGIVIGVVAIASLGMFGVSLRYSITQNLGDIGNQVTVSPNANEGVEYLNDRDIRDIQRVVGARTTVTPVRTDIVEVQFTRGRSSQEFIYGIENPAEVYTASDGRVPEPYRSGALIGSSVAEEYDIDSGSTITVNGTSLRVRAVLEDGESFSQLNPSNRVIVPASQIDEPGYSQVYITAPSGAEANATAMRIRDALNDREQRVEVSELGSLVDQIRQTFQIINTILVGIASISLLVAGISILNVMLMSTVERREEIGVLRAVGYQKRDVLKVMLMEAALLGIVGGLIGVVLSIGAGLAINHYTVGDATAVFRVANAWYVGAAFSFGVVTSILSGLYPAWKAASEEPVEALRG
- a CDS encoding HTH domain-containing protein, giving the protein MTDDTHLRAELYLRGDTYGTFDAQQQVLNRVKRLEANGVFSESMLAGEWQRIRTMAEDKRSGALATYEEFRDWADRNSHSLEPAFERRTRSYVGLDRVEDVVVFPVVSLAMYDGSQLQGVFPCTDEDRTYTVGDALEAFERGDADWLAQFDSVTVGRTHPWLEPGVDVTP
- a CDS encoding methionine synthase produces the protein MTGPRERFRPADHPNDHFLLTTVVGSYPKPKWHDRAREQFEDEDADFGQEEWEESKDDASRLITHEHERCGIDVVCDGEMRRNEMVEYFAHRIDGYEFNGRVKVWGHNYFDKPSVADEVEYGEQWLVEEFEFTDEVAERPVKVPITGPYTLANWSFNEVYDSEEALAYELADLVNEEIEALVDAGARYIQIDEPALATTPDDHAIVGECLERIVDDVPEDVRLGLHVCYGDYSRIYPEILDYPVHEYDLELANGDYEQLDVFKDHEFTKDFAMGVLDAHTAEVESVEEIKDNIKKGLEVVPPERLTVSPDCGVKLLPREVARGKMENMVQAAREIEQELDAGEIDVVASGAEASADD
- a CDS encoding 5-methyltetrahydropteroyltriglutamate--homocysteine methyltransferase, producing the protein MTQIVATTPGLFPLPDWAKDELADLKGHQKTDLISGDESAAVEDAYDRVRTELIETQADAGLDRTVEGQGRWDDMLAHPLAVHDEVETRGIVRYYDNNNFYREPVVQGDLGADGGDVAADLDAAADHVDEGLQAVLPGPYSLADLATDEHYGDDAEFLSAVADFLAEEVRSFPEVETLFLLEPSLVENAPEGGADERASAAIDTVANAVDAQVVTHTYWGALEEKVYAHLMDADVDAIGFDLIANHDKNVYNVQEYGTKDDVALGVVDGQNTLVEAPETIRDRIDWFEQQTNTTYETVYATANTELFYLPVNKFTDKLEALANAADLEEVEA
- a CDS encoding HemK2/MTQ2 family protein methyltransferase yields the protein MDEDRECGRPSLADERGVESVYQPAEDSALLARAAREAVEPGMRALDVGTGSGYVAAELAEAGADAVGVDLSPLACRQARQNGVQTVRGDLVAPFQSLSFDLVVFNPPYLPTPSETEWDDWMEHALSGGEDGRRLVDPFLSSVGRVLETDGEVLLLVSSLTDPDAVLAFGGEHGLDGERLVSEKHPYEELVVLRFSQT